The Streptomyces sp. NBC_01255 genome window below encodes:
- a CDS encoding phytoene desaturase family protein — protein sequence MTARAPLPGAPGAPRAYDAVIVGGGHNGLVAAAYLARAGRSVLVLERLGSTGGAAVSTRPFAGVDARLSRYSYLVSLLPEKITRELGLRFAVRKRSISSYTPKGDGGLLVGGGSDRTRASFAALTGSDRAYEAWQAFYGRTGRAARRIFPTLTEPLPTRAALRARVDDAETWRMLFEEPLGVTVERAFADDLVRGVVLTDALIGTFADAHDPTLLQNRCFLYHVIGGGTGDWDVPVGGMGALTDALADAARTAGARILTGHEVTRIETDGRRAAITYRTADDGEGTVEAGQVLVNASPQALAGLLGETPPPPPEGAQLKVNMLLTRLPRLRDRSVDPSEAFAGTFHIAEGYGQLAAAHAEAAAGHLPTAPPSEIYCHSLTDPTILGPDLAARGHHTLTLFGLHTPARLFAADNDGTRATLLKSTLAQLDAHLDEPIADCLALDEDGRPCIEAKTPLDLERELRLPGGHIFHRDLSFPYAEEGAGRWGVETRHANVLLCGAGAIRGGGVSGIPGHNAAMAALGR from the coding sequence ATGACCGCCCGTGCCCCGCTTCCCGGCGCCCCCGGCGCACCCCGCGCGTACGACGCCGTGATCGTCGGAGGCGGTCACAACGGCCTCGTCGCCGCCGCCTATCTGGCCCGTGCCGGCCGGTCCGTCCTCGTCCTGGAGCGGCTCGGTTCCACCGGTGGGGCGGCCGTCTCCACACGGCCCTTCGCCGGGGTCGACGCCCGCCTCTCCCGGTACTCGTACCTCGTCTCGCTCCTCCCCGAGAAGATCACGCGGGAGCTGGGGCTGCGCTTCGCCGTACGGAAGCGGTCCATCTCCTCGTACACCCCGAAGGGCGACGGCGGTCTCCTCGTCGGCGGAGGGTCCGACCGCACGCGGGCCTCCTTCGCCGCGCTCACCGGCTCCGACCGCGCGTACGAGGCCTGGCAGGCCTTCTACGGCCGTACCGGCCGGGCCGCCCGCCGCATCTTCCCCACGCTCACCGAGCCGCTCCCCACCCGTGCCGCGCTCCGCGCCCGCGTCGACGACGCCGAGACGTGGCGGATGCTCTTCGAGGAACCCCTCGGCGTCACCGTCGAACGCGCCTTCGCCGACGACCTCGTGCGCGGGGTCGTCCTCACCGACGCCCTCATCGGCACCTTCGCCGACGCCCACGACCCCACGCTCCTCCAGAACCGCTGCTTCCTCTACCACGTCATCGGCGGCGGCACCGGCGACTGGGACGTCCCCGTCGGCGGCATGGGCGCCCTCACCGACGCCCTCGCGGACGCGGCCCGCACCGCCGGGGCCCGCATCCTCACGGGCCACGAGGTCACCCGTATCGAGACCGACGGACGCCGTGCGGCGATCACCTACCGCACGGCCGACGACGGCGAGGGCACCGTCGAGGCCGGCCAGGTGCTCGTCAACGCCTCCCCGCAGGCGCTCGCCGGTCTGCTCGGCGAGACGCCCCCGCCGCCCCCGGAAGGCGCCCAGCTCAAGGTCAACATGCTGCTCACCCGGCTGCCGAGGCTCCGTGACCGTTCCGTCGACCCGAGCGAGGCCTTCGCGGGGACGTTCCACATCGCCGAGGGGTACGGGCAGCTCGCCGCCGCCCACGCCGAGGCCGCCGCCGGACACCTCCCCACCGCCCCGCCCTCCGAGATCTACTGCCACTCCCTGACCGACCCGACGATCCTCGGCCCCGACCTTGCCGCCCGGGGCCACCACACCCTCACCCTCTTCGGACTGCACACACCCGCCCGGCTGTTCGCCGCCGACAACGACGGCACCCGCGCCACCCTCCTCAAGTCCACCCTCGCCCAGCTCGACGCCCACCTCGACGAGCCGATCGCCGACTGCCTCGCCCTCGACGAGGACGGCCGCCCCTGCATCGAGGCGAAGACCCCGCTCGACCTCGAACGCGAACTCCGCCTGCCCGGCGGCCACATCTTCCACCGCGACCTCTCCTTCCCGTACGCGGAGGAGGGCGCCGGCCGCTGGGGCGTCGAGACCCGCCACGCCAACGTGCTGCTGTGCGGAGCGGGCGCGATCCGGGGCGGCGGAGTCAGCGGCATCCCCGGCCACAACGCCGCGATGGCCGCCCTCGGACGGTGA
- the tdh gene encoding L-threonine 3-dehydrogenase: MKALVKLKAEPGLWLTDVPEPETGPGDVLIKVKRTGICGTDLHIRSWDGWAQKSIATPLTIGHEFVGEVVSVGRDVADIAVGDLVSGEGHLVCGKCRNCLAGRRHLCRATVGLGVGRDGAFAEYVALPASNVWVHRVPVDLDIAAIFDPFGNAVHTALSFPLVGEDVLVTGAGPIGIMAAAVAKHAGARNVVITDVSEERLDLARKTGVTLALNVAEQTIADGQRTLGLKEGFDVGLEMSGNPHAMRDMVANMTNGGKIAMLGLPSEDFAVDWAKIVTSMITVKGIYGREMFETWYAMSVLLEGGLDLAPVVTGRYAYSDYEAAFDDAASGKSGKIILDWTAGA, translated from the coding sequence TTGAAGGCGCTGGTCAAGCTGAAGGCGGAGCCGGGACTCTGGCTCACGGACGTGCCCGAGCCGGAGACCGGCCCCGGGGACGTACTGATCAAGGTCAAGCGGACCGGCATCTGCGGCACCGACCTCCACATCCGCTCCTGGGACGGCTGGGCGCAGAAGTCCATCGCCACCCCGCTGACGATCGGCCACGAGTTCGTCGGCGAGGTCGTCTCCGTCGGCCGTGACGTCGCCGACATCGCCGTCGGCGACCTGGTCAGCGGCGAGGGCCACCTCGTCTGCGGCAAGTGCCGCAACTGTCTGGCCGGCCGCCGCCACCTCTGCCGCGCCACCGTCGGCCTCGGCGTCGGCCGCGACGGCGCCTTCGCCGAGTACGTGGCGCTGCCCGCCTCCAACGTGTGGGTGCACCGCGTCCCCGTCGACCTCGACATCGCCGCGATCTTCGACCCCTTCGGCAACGCCGTGCACACGGCGCTCTCCTTCCCGCTCGTCGGCGAGGACGTCCTCGTCACCGGCGCGGGCCCGATCGGCATCATGGCCGCCGCCGTCGCCAAGCACGCCGGCGCCCGCAACGTCGTCATCACCGACGTCAGCGAGGAGCGCCTCGACCTGGCGCGCAAGACGGGCGTCACCCTCGCCCTCAACGTCGCCGAGCAGACCATCGCCGACGGCCAGCGGACCCTCGGTCTCAAGGAGGGCTTCGACGTCGGCCTGGAGATGTCGGGCAACCCGCACGCCATGCGCGACATGGTCGCCAACATGACCAACGGCGGAAAGATCGCCATGCTGGGCCTGCCCAGCGAGGACTTCGCCGTCGACTGGGCGAAGATCGTCACCTCCATGATCACGGTCAAGGGCATCTACGGCCGCGAGATGTTCGAGACCTGGTACGCGATGTCGGTGCTCCTGGAGGGCGGTCTCGACCTCGCCCCCGTCGTCACCGGCCGATACGCGTACTCCGACTACGAGGCCGCCTTCGACGACGCGGCCTCCGGCAAGAGCGGCAAGATCATCCTCGACTGGACTGCGGGAGCCTGA
- a CDS encoding glycine C-acetyltransferase: MFDSVRDDIRATLEEIRQAGLHKPERVIGTPQSATVAVTAGGRPGEVLNFCANNYLGLADHPEVVTAAHAALDRWGYGMASVRFICGTQEVHKELEARLSAFLGQEDTILYSSCFDANGGVFETILGPEDAVISDALNHASIIDGIRLSKARRFRYANRDMADLEQQLKEATEGGARRKLIVTDGVFSMDGYVAPLAEICDLAERYDAMVMVDDSHAVGFVGPGGRGTPELHGVMDRVDIITGTLGKALGGASGGYVAARAEIVALLRQRSRPYLFSNTLAPVIAAASLKVLDLLESAGDLRDHLNANTALFRSRMTEEGFDILPGDHAIAPVMIGDAAVAGRMAELLLERGVYVIGFSYPVVPQGQARIRVQLSAAHSTEDVNRAVDAFVEARAALQG; the protein is encoded by the coding sequence ATGTTCGATTCCGTACGCGACGACATCCGTGCCACCCTCGAAGAGATCCGCCAGGCCGGGCTCCACAAGCCCGAGCGCGTGATCGGCACCCCCCAGTCGGCCACCGTCGCCGTCACCGCGGGCGGTCGCCCCGGCGAGGTCCTGAACTTCTGCGCCAACAACTACCTGGGCCTGGCCGACCACCCCGAGGTCGTCACCGCCGCCCACGCGGCGCTCGACCGCTGGGGCTACGGCATGGCGTCCGTCCGCTTCATCTGCGGCACGCAGGAGGTGCACAAGGAGCTGGAGGCCCGCCTCTCGGCCTTCCTCGGCCAGGAGGACACGATCCTCTACTCCTCCTGCTTCGACGCCAACGGCGGCGTCTTCGAGACGATCCTCGGCCCCGAGGACGCCGTCATCTCCGACGCCCTCAACCACGCCTCGATCATCGACGGCATCCGCCTCTCCAAGGCCCGCCGCTTCCGCTACGCCAACCGCGACATGGCCGACCTGGAGCAGCAGCTCAAGGAGGCGACCGAGGGCGGCGCCCGCCGCAAGCTCATCGTCACCGACGGCGTCTTCTCGATGGACGGCTACGTCGCCCCGCTCGCCGAGATCTGCGACCTGGCCGAGCGGTACGACGCCATGGTGATGGTCGACGACTCGCACGCGGTCGGCTTCGTCGGCCCCGGCGGCCGCGGCACCCCCGAGCTGCACGGCGTCATGGACCGCGTCGACATCATCACCGGCACCCTCGGCAAGGCCCTCGGCGGCGCCTCCGGCGGCTACGTCGCAGCCCGCGCCGAGATCGTCGCCCTGCTGCGCCAGCGCTCCCGCCCGTACCTCTTCTCCAACACCCTCGCCCCGGTCATCGCCGCCGCCTCCCTCAAGGTCCTCGACCTGCTGGAGTCCGCCGGCGACCTGCGCGACCACCTGAACGCCAACACGGCGCTCTTTCGCTCCCGCATGACCGAGGAGGGCTTCGACATCCTCCCCGGCGACCACGCCATCGCCCCGGTCATGATCGGCGACGCGGCCGTCGCCGGCCGCATGGCCGAGCTGCTCCTGGAGCGAGGCGTGTACGTGATCGGCTTCTCGTACCCGGTCGTGCCGCAGGGCCAGGCCCGGATCCGCGTGCAGCTCTCCGCCGCGCACTCCACGGAGGACGTGAACCGGGCCGTGGACGCGTTCGTCGAGGCCCGCGCCGCCCTCCAGGGCTGA
- a CDS encoding LysR family transcriptional regulator → MIEARRLHILRAVADHRTVTAAAAALYLTPSAVSQQLAALEQETGHRLVDRSARGARLTPAGEILLSHANAVLAQLERAESELAAYGSGEAGTVTVAAFATGIGLVVAPAIRALADSAPGIRVRVRDAEGDESLMMVLDRQVDVAVAVEYRGAPGEDDARLTRVPLYAEPFDAVLPPGHPLAAGERVALGDLAKDAWIGQSAGNPCHDVTVLACEYAGFTLHPEHSSDDFRAVVALASSSAGVALVPRSALRGMELTGVHVRPIDGVAPTRRVFAAVRRGAEEHPLISPVLTALRAASQTGD, encoded by the coding sequence ATGATCGAAGCGCGGCGGTTGCACATCCTCCGTGCGGTGGCGGACCACCGTACGGTCACGGCGGCGGCCGCCGCGCTCTATCTCACCCCGTCCGCGGTCTCCCAGCAGCTCGCCGCCCTGGAGCAGGAGACCGGCCACCGGCTCGTCGACCGCAGCGCCCGCGGCGCCCGGCTGACCCCGGCCGGCGAGATCCTGCTCAGCCATGCCAACGCCGTCCTCGCCCAGCTGGAGCGCGCCGAGTCCGAACTGGCCGCCTACGGCTCCGGCGAGGCCGGTACGGTCACGGTCGCCGCCTTCGCCACCGGCATCGGGCTCGTGGTGGCCCCCGCCATCAGGGCCCTGGCCGACTCCGCCCCGGGCATCCGGGTCCGGGTGCGGGACGCCGAGGGCGACGAGAGCCTGATGATGGTCCTCGACCGACAGGTCGACGTGGCCGTCGCGGTCGAGTACCGGGGCGCTCCGGGCGAGGACGACGCCCGGCTCACCCGCGTCCCGCTCTACGCGGAGCCCTTCGACGCGGTGCTGCCCCCCGGCCACCCCCTCGCCGCCGGCGAGCGGGTCGCGCTCGGCGACCTCGCCAAGGACGCCTGGATCGGCCAGTCCGCCGGTAATCCCTGTCACGACGTGACCGTCCTGGCCTGCGAGTACGCCGGATTCACGCTGCACCCGGAGCACTCGTCCGACGACTTCCGCGCCGTCGTCGCCCTCGCGTCGTCGTCCGCCGGCGTGGCCCTCGTGCCGCGGTCGGCACTGCGCGGCATGGAGCTCACGGGCGTGCACGTCCGCCCGATCGACGGCGTCGCCCCGACCCGCAGGGTCTTCGCCGCCGTCCGGCGAGGCGCGGAGGAGCACCCCCTGATCAGCCCCGTACTGACCGCGCTGCGCGCCGCGTCGCAAACCGGCGACTGA
- a CDS encoding sialidase family protein: MLPLSERRPPGARRFALPAWLCALSFAVLAAVVLAVTPPSRAAASTTIAGATTTATTASATTATTASLTTQVSTEPFKARENYFCTRIPALVTSKTGVLLAFAEGRTRLTTTGCHDVGDNDLVLKRSLDGGATWEALQVVVGAGDALAHGNPAPVVDAVTGRITLLYSSSDWNRDAAKPSRSGFARTVHAVHSTDNGLTWSAGVALPQLKAAGWSWVSTGPGHGIQLDRGPHHGRLIVPGDHTAGSNTTAGAHLSYSDDGGLTWQLGATTAPVAKSGSYPAELTVAQTVDGGVYVNARNSEPTRCATNEHRLETTSADGGASFAAPFTPVANLDTSPTFGSLLRLHAQDRDGKPNRLLYSGPSRLGAGPLEDRRELAVRSSYDEGKTWKTVGTLVSAARTGYSDLTVLSSGSIGVLYETAGNIPHGNVVFTAFTEGAMDTAEKELRRPRTADTRERAAGEPGNHAVIHGGAALGARGSGKAMEFDGQDDYLRLVCSPSLRVDDRNFTVTAWFRHTATTGTLPIVWAYGMPGTDPLKKGRHFSVRAEPGTGTADVLRATVGTDIGSTEVTLPSSYNDGGWHHVVFTRDSLTLGLSVDGGVPATAVMPAGNSATERNLTPTGEFNIHIGARPDFPNQPAGVAQLFRGTLDDVRLFQRALTPDEATLVRDGSLAVATEDERLRLGFSTIW, from the coding sequence ATGCTGCCCCTGTCCGAGCGCCGTCCACCGGGCGCTCGCCGCTTCGCGCTGCCCGCATGGCTGTGCGCGCTCTCCTTCGCGGTCCTGGCCGCGGTCGTCCTCGCGGTCACGCCGCCGTCGCGCGCGGCCGCGTCGACGACGATCGCCGGCGCCACGACTACGGCCACGACCGCCTCCGCGACGACCGCGACGACCGCGTCGCTCACCACGCAGGTGTCCACCGAGCCGTTCAAGGCGCGCGAGAACTACTTCTGCACCCGGATACCGGCCCTCGTCACCAGCAAGACGGGTGTCCTCCTCGCCTTCGCCGAGGGCCGCACGCGGCTGACGACGACCGGCTGCCACGACGTCGGCGACAACGACCTCGTGCTCAAGCGGTCCCTCGACGGCGGTGCGACCTGGGAGGCCCTCCAGGTCGTCGTCGGCGCGGGCGACGCGCTCGCGCACGGCAACCCCGCCCCGGTCGTGGACGCGGTCACCGGCCGGATCACGCTGCTGTACTCCAGCAGCGACTGGAACCGTGACGCGGCCAAGCCCTCGCGCAGCGGCTTCGCCCGTACCGTCCACGCCGTCCACAGCACCGACAACGGTCTGACCTGGTCCGCCGGCGTCGCGCTGCCGCAGCTGAAGGCCGCGGGGTGGAGCTGGGTGTCCACCGGCCCCGGCCACGGCATCCAGCTCGACCGCGGCCCGCACCACGGCCGGCTGATCGTGCCCGGCGACCACACGGCGGGGAGCAACACGACCGCGGGCGCCCACCTGTCCTACAGCGACGACGGCGGCCTGACCTGGCAGCTCGGCGCCACCACCGCCCCCGTGGCCAAGTCCGGCTCGTACCCGGCCGAGTTGACGGTCGCCCAGACCGTCGACGGCGGCGTGTACGTCAACGCGCGCAACTCCGAGCCGACCCGCTGCGCCACGAACGAGCACCGGCTGGAGACCACGAGCGCCGACGGCGGCGCCTCGTTCGCCGCGCCCTTCACCCCGGTGGCCAACCTGGACACGTCCCCGACGTTCGGCTCGCTGCTGCGGCTGCACGCCCAGGACCGCGACGGCAAGCCGAACCGGCTCCTCTACTCGGGACCCTCGCGCCTCGGCGCCGGCCCGCTGGAGGACCGACGTGAGCTGGCCGTCCGCTCCTCGTACGACGAGGGCAAGACCTGGAAGACCGTCGGCACCCTGGTCTCCGCGGCCCGCACCGGCTACTCCGACCTGACCGTGCTGTCGAGCGGCTCCATCGGCGTCCTGTACGAGACCGCCGGCAACATCCCGCACGGCAACGTCGTCTTCACGGCCTTCACCGAGGGCGCCATGGACACCGCCGAGAAGGAGCTGCGCCGCCCGCGCACCGCCGACACCCGCGAGCGCGCTGCCGGCGAGCCCGGCAACCACGCCGTCATCCACGGCGGGGCCGCGCTGGGAGCGCGCGGCAGCGGCAAGGCCATGGAGTTCGACGGCCAGGACGACTACCTGCGTCTCGTCTGCTCGCCTTCCCTGCGGGTCGACGACCGGAACTTCACCGTCACGGCCTGGTTCCGGCACACGGCCACCACCGGCACACTGCCGATCGTGTGGGCGTACGGGATGCCCGGCACCGACCCGCTCAAGAAGGGGCGGCACTTCTCGGTCCGGGCCGAACCCGGCACCGGAACCGCCGACGTCCTGCGGGCCACCGTCGGCACGGACATCGGTTCCACGGAGGTGACGCTGCCCTCCTCGTACAACGACGGCGGGTGGCACCACGTCGTGTTCACCCGCGACAGCCTCACGCTCGGCCTCTCGGTGGACGGGGGCGTTCCCGCCACGGCCGTCATGCCCGCGGGCAACTCGGCGACGGAACGGAACCTCACCCCCACCGGCGAGTTCAACATCCACATCGGTGCCCGGCCCGACTTCCCCAACCAGCCGGCCGGGGTCGCCCAGCTCTTCCGCGGCACCCTGGACGACGTGCGTCTCTTCCAGCGGGCGCTGACCCCGGACGAGGCCACCCTGGTGCGGGACGGCTCCCTCGCCGTGGCCACGGAGGACGAGCGTCTGCGCCTCGGTTTCTCCACCATCTGGTAG
- a CDS encoding serine hydrolase — protein MTEDATARDGVLSRRAFGGGVLALGGAVMIGAVPGAAAAAGPGGAARRTILRRGSAERAGLLADHLDRLVTDAEAFLAPSPTHPWYAGAVLLAGRGGTVALHRPIGSAVRYSAYDEKTDTGVELPPGEQLAMTEDTVFDLASVSKLFTSILAVQQIERGTLELEAKVTAYLPEFGGGGKQDVTVRQLLTHTSGFRSWIPLYREPTREGKLRLLWNEIPANPPGSTYLYSDLNLISLQLILEEITGHGLDVLLHDEITAPLGMHRTRFNPPLSWRPDIAATEDARRPWSGLDRGMVWGEVHDENAYSLGGVAGHAGVFSRAWDLAILARTLLNGGAYGRARILSPESVDLMFTDFNTAFPGDEHGLGFELYQHWYMGAMATPRTAGHTGFTGTSLVLDPTTDAFLIVLGNSVHPVRSWRSGSAPRVTAANHLARAVPVRPARGRHAWFSGMASTTTSTLTLPHVAGAARLECALWWDTEPHADPVALETSADGGTTWQPVPFTTDGGTEHPTGTVGGWSGRGWHSVSAPLPGADTLLRWRYTTDQRYVGRGVYVDGLRLLDGAGRPVFDEARPADGARIEANGWARSAD, from the coding sequence ATGACGGAGGATGCGACAGCACGAGACGGAGTTCTGAGCCGCCGCGCGTTCGGCGGCGGGGTACTGGCACTGGGAGGTGCGGTGATGATCGGTGCGGTGCCGGGGGCCGCGGCGGCGGCCGGTCCTGGGGGTGCGGCGCGGCGGACGATCCTGCGGCGCGGGTCGGCCGAGCGGGCCGGGCTGCTAGCGGACCACCTGGACCGGCTGGTCACGGACGCCGAGGCCTTCCTCGCCCCCTCCCCCACGCACCCCTGGTACGCGGGGGCCGTGCTGCTCGCCGGGCGCGGCGGGACCGTCGCCCTGCACCGGCCCATCGGCTCGGCCGTCCGCTACTCCGCGTACGACGAGAAGACGGACACGGGAGTCGAGCTGCCGCCGGGCGAGCAGCTCGCGATGACCGAGGACACCGTCTTCGACCTGGCGTCGGTCTCGAAGCTCTTCACGTCGATCCTGGCGGTGCAGCAGATCGAGCGCGGGACCCTCGAACTGGAGGCGAAGGTCACCGCGTACCTCCCGGAGTTCGGGGGCGGCGGGAAGCAGGACGTCACGGTGCGTCAACTGCTCACGCACACGTCGGGGTTCCGGTCCTGGATCCCCCTGTACCGGGAGCCGACCCGGGAGGGGAAGCTGCGGCTGCTCTGGAACGAGATCCCGGCGAACCCGCCGGGCTCCACGTACCTCTACTCCGACCTCAATCTGATCTCCCTTCAGCTGATCCTGGAGGAGATCACCGGTCACGGTCTGGACGTCCTGCTCCACGACGAGATCACCGCTCCGCTCGGGATGCACCGCACTCGTTTCAATCCACCGCTCTCCTGGCGGCCCGACATCGCCGCCACCGAGGACGCCCGGCGTCCCTGGTCGGGTCTTGACCGGGGCATGGTGTGGGGCGAGGTCCACGACGAGAACGCCTACAGTCTGGGCGGTGTCGCGGGCCACGCCGGGGTGTTCTCCCGCGCCTGGGACCTCGCGATCCTCGCGCGCACCCTCCTCAACGGCGGGGCGTACGGCCGGGCCCGCATCCTCTCCCCCGAGTCCGTCGACCTGATGTTCACCGACTTCAACACCGCCTTCCCCGGCGACGAGCACGGCCTCGGCTTCGAGCTCTACCAGCACTGGTACATGGGCGCGATGGCCACCCCGCGTACGGCCGGCCACACCGGATTCACCGGCACCAGCCTCGTCCTCGACCCGACGACCGACGCCTTCCTGATCGTCCTCGGCAACTCGGTCCACCCGGTGCGCTCATGGCGCTCCGGCTCGGCACCCCGGGTCACCGCGGCGAACCACCTGGCCCGCGCCGTCCCCGTACGCCCCGCCCGGGGCCGCCATGCCTGGTTCTCCGGCATGGCGAGCACCACGACGTCCACACTGACGCTCCCTCATGTGGCAGGCGCTGCACGCCTGGAGTGCGCACTGTGGTGGGACACCGAGCCGCACGCCGACCCGGTCGCACTGGAGACCTCGGCCGACGGCGGCACGACGTGGCAGCCGGTGCCCTTCACCACCGACGGCGGCACCGAGCACCCGACGGGCACGGTCGGCGGCTGGTCCGGCCGCGGCTGGCACTCCGTGTCCGCACCGCTGCCCGGGGCGGACACCCTCCTGCGCTGGCGGTACACCACGGACCAGCGGTACGTGGGACGGGGCGTGTACGTGGACGGGCTGCGGCTTCTCGACGGGGCTGGGCGCCCGGTGTTCGACGAGGCGCGGCCGGCGGACGGGGCACGGATCGAGGCGAACGGCTGGGCCAGGTCGGCCGATTGA
- a CDS encoding NAD(P)H-dependent flavin oxidoreductase yields the protein MKTELSRTLGIEHAIFGFTPFPAVAAALTRAGGFGVLGAVRYTAPDDLARDLDWMQEHTDGLPYGLDVVMPAKKVEGVSEADVEAMIPEEHRAFVRATLAKHGVPELAEGEASGWRITGWMEQVARGQLDVAFDYPIKLLANALGSPPPDVVARAHDHGVLVAALAGSARHARHHAEAGIDVVVAQGYEAGGHTGEIASMVLTPEVVEAVSPLPVLAAGGIGSGEQIAAGLALGAQGVWLGSIWLTTTEADLHSRALTAKLLAAGSGDTVRSRALTGKPARQLRTEWTDAWDDPAGPGPLPMPLQGLLVAEAVSRIQKYEVDPLLGTPVGQIVGRMNSERSVQQVVDELTRGFEKAVDRINRIAGRSEA from the coding sequence ATGAAGACGGAGCTGAGTCGCACACTGGGGATCGAGCACGCCATCTTCGGCTTCACGCCCTTCCCCGCGGTGGCCGCCGCCCTCACCAGAGCCGGTGGATTCGGAGTTCTCGGCGCGGTCCGCTACACCGCGCCCGACGACCTCGCCCGCGACCTCGACTGGATGCAGGAGCACACGGACGGGCTGCCGTACGGCCTCGACGTCGTGATGCCGGCGAAGAAGGTCGAGGGCGTGAGCGAGGCGGACGTCGAGGCCATGATCCCCGAGGAGCACCGCGCGTTCGTCCGCGCGACCCTCGCCAAGCACGGCGTGCCCGAACTCGCCGAGGGCGAGGCCTCCGGGTGGCGCATCACCGGCTGGATGGAGCAGGTCGCCCGCGGCCAGCTCGACGTCGCCTTCGACTACCCGATCAAACTGCTCGCCAACGCCCTCGGCTCCCCGCCCCCGGACGTCGTCGCCCGCGCCCACGACCACGGGGTCCTCGTCGCCGCCCTCGCGGGCAGCGCCCGGCACGCCCGCCACCACGCCGAGGCCGGCATCGACGTCGTCGTCGCCCAGGGGTACGAGGCGGGCGGCCACACCGGCGAGATCGCGTCCATGGTCCTCACCCCCGAGGTCGTCGAGGCGGTGTCCCCGCTGCCCGTGCTCGCCGCCGGCGGCATCGGCAGCGGAGAGCAGATCGCCGCCGGACTCGCCCTCGGCGCCCAGGGCGTCTGGCTCGGCTCGATCTGGCTCACCACCACCGAGGCCGACCTGCACTCGCGCGCCCTGACCGCCAAGCTCCTCGCCGCCGGCTCGGGCGACACGGTCCGCTCGCGCGCGCTGACCGGCAAGCCCGCGCGCCAGCTCCGTACCGAGTGGACCGACGCCTGGGACGACCCGGCCGGCCCCGGCCCGCTCCCCATGCCGCTCCAGGGGCTCCTGGTGGCCGAGGCCGTCTCCCGGATCCAGAAGTACGAGGTCGATCCGCTCCTCGGCACGCCCGTCGGGCAGATCGTCGGCCGGATGAACTCCGAGCGCAGTGTCCAGCAGGTCGTCGACGAGCTCACCCGGGGCTTCGAGAAGGCCGTCGACCGCATCAACCGCATCGCGGGACGGAGCGAGGCATGA